The Pseudoalteromonas aliena SW19 sequence GGTTTCAAATAATATAACTTCAGCAGTAATACCGTCTTTTGGTGTGCTCACACTATGACCAAGTGCGGTTAAATGTAGTGTTTGTTCACTCGGGGTAAGAATTTTACCGCTTTCACTGAAGCGGCGCCATTCAGGGAAAGTTGCTTCTTCTAGCCATACCTTATCAAAACCCAGTTCATTAAATTTTTCTTGTGCCCATGCAACGGCTTTTTTATCATTTTCTGTACCAGGAAGGCGTGGGCCTACCTCAGTGGTAAGGGATTCAAGTAATTTATAACTTAAATCACTATTTAGTGCAGAGGTACGTACTTCGTCTATTTGTTGTAATTGTTTTTGCGTAAATTCGGTGTTGCTTGCGTTTGCAGTCAGACTGCTGGTAAGCAGCAGTGCGGTAATCAATTTTTTCATATTGGAAGGCCTTTTTAATATTTAACACTATTAGAACATGTAATAAACATGATGAAAAATAGATGAGATGAATAGGCTTGGTAATAGATTTAATACTGTTAGGTATAAATGTTTAGATATAAAAAAGCCCGCGTACATGTACGCGGGCTATATTTTAACACTGTTATTTAAGGCATTTATTTAAAAGCTAAATTGCGCTGCTAAACGAAGATTTGTACCCTCGCCAACAGTTACATTACTAGTGCCGCCACCACCTAAATAGCTTTTATCAAATAAGTTTTCGATGTTAAGGCGTAAGTTAATATCGGTATTACTTAAGTTAAACTTATAAGTGGCGCCAACATCAACACGTGTATATGCATCTTTAGTAATTGTATTATCGCTATCTGCAAAGCGCTCGCCTTCATAAAAAGCACCAGCGTTAAAAGCAATCGCATCATTTAGCTCATAACGAGTCCACAGAGATGCTGACCATTTAGGTGCATCAACAGGACGTTTACCTTGCAGCTTCTCATTCGCTCTTTCATAGTTCGCATCTAAATACATTGCAGAGGCCATTACAAATAAACGATCTGTTGCAGCGCCTTGCGCTGCAACTTCAAAGCCTTTGTGGCGTTGTTCACCAACCTGATTTGTCTCGGTTGTAACTGAGCCAATAGGAGTCTCAAGGTCTTCAGTTACCAGCGTTCCGTTTTTACTTATATCGAAAACGGCACCACTAAGCAGTAAACGGTCATCAAGCAGTTGCCATTTTATACCTAGTTCTCTTTGTTCAGAGGTAACAGCATCTATTTCCATACCGAAGTTGATATCTTTATCATTAGTGATGGTTTCATTTTGTGGCTCAAAACCTTCAGAGTAGCTAGCGTATATCGTTGCTGATTCATTGGGGTGATATAGCACTCCAAATTTAGGTACGAAAGATTCGTTATTTCTACCTTTCCTCGTTTGTTTATCGTAACGACCACCAAGTGAAACCTGCCACTGTGGTGAAAAAGTAATTAAATCTTGTATATAAATACCGTAGTAATCGTATTCAGTCTCGCTTGTTCTATCTGGTGTCTTATAGCTTATATCAGGTCGAGCAGGCTCATTTTGACCAGCAGTAAAGTCAAAAGAGTCTGCAGAGGTGCGTAATTGGCGGTAAAAGTAGTCAAGTGAATTAACACCAATTAAAAGCTGATGTTCAATGCCTACTGTTTTAAATTCGCCAATAAAATCAATAAAAGCAGTGGTGAATTGCCAATCATCAAAGCGATCGTATGGATTCGAGGTGTATGTATTAGTTTGCGCGTCGTAAGAATTTCGACTAGGAGATGACTCAAAGCGTTGACGTTCAAACGTTTGTTCGTTATAGCCAAGCTTTACTTGCCAGTTATCGGCTAAAAATACTTCTAGGTCTACACCTAGGTTTTCTACGGTAATATCGGTAAACGCCCAAGACATATCACGGATTGTTT is a genomic window containing:
- a CDS encoding TonB-dependent siderophore receptor; translated protein: MKLNPLYIALLASITTNVSATTTDLEHIEVKGSYFNDYKVDNANGAMRTSASLLETAQSVTVITDTIVNEQLATTLGEVLTNDASLTAGSQQRNREVFNLRGFELSSSTGYLRDGHQHWSHYQQPIEILQQVEVIKGPSSILYGQSGPGGLVNMVTKKPTAQTLFNASADVDQHGSTRFMVDAAGALTESEDLRARGILVKQDVDYWREYQNGENRERDRFLGALVVDYDISDNALVRVHYDRTDDEAGLDTGAWIDNNANVIGSDKTIRDMSWAFTDITVENLGVDLEVFLADNWQVKLGYNEQTFERQRFESSPSRNSYDAQTNTYTSNPYDRFDDWQFTTAFIDFIGEFKTVGIEHQLLIGVNSLDYFYRQLRTSADSFDFTAGQNEPARPDISYKTPDRTSETEYDYYGIYIQDLITFSPQWQVSLGGRYDKQTRKGRNNESFVPKFGVLYHPNESATIYASYSEGFEPQNETITNDKDINFGMEIDAVTSEQRELGIKWQLLDDRLLLSGAVFDISKNGTLVTEDLETPIGSVTTETNQVGEQRHKGFEVAAQGAATDRLFVMASAMYLDANYERANEKLQGKRPVDAPKWSASLWTRYELNDAIAFNAGAFYEGERFADSDNTITKDAYTRVDVGATYKFNLSNTDINLRLNIENLFDKSYLGGGGTSNVTVGEGTNLRLAAQFSF